A stretch of DNA from Rhodococcus sp. NBC_00297:
CTTGCCGATCATCTCGGTGACCATGCCCTCGATCTTGCCGCCGACGAACGGGACCTTCACCTCGGCCGTCCCCTTCAGGGTCAGGCGCGATCCGGTGCCATGAGGCACCAGTTCGAACGTTCCGCGCACCTTCGAGGTCAAGCCCGTCGATCCGCCTTCGAGCGTGCCGTTCGCACGGTCGCCTTCGAGCGGTCCCCAGCTGTCCTTGCGCGTGATCACCAGGTCGCCGCGAATCACCTTCCGGACGAACCCCGGCAGCACGGACGCGCCGACCCCCTCGGAGATCACCACGTCGAAGCCGCCGTCGGGCCGGTGCGAGT
This window harbors:
- a CDS encoding DUF2505 domain-containing protein: MGRKFSYTEDFDVTPAQAHSALTDEALWDKRTKEVSDRASVEYSHRPDGGFDVVISEGVGASVLPGFVRKVIRGDLVITRKDSWGPLEGDRANGTLEGGSTGLTSKVRGTFELVPHGTGSRLTLKGTAEVKVPFVGGKIEGMVTEMIGKMVHSESKQAREYLADRA